One Klebsiella electrica genomic window, CCGCATGGCTATCTGTCATGCCCGGAGCGGTGAAATTATATTTTTGACTGCCGATCATGAAAACCCGCCTTCGGCGGATGCTGTGGTGTTTTCTCCGGACGGGAAACACCTTGCCTGGATGCAAGATGTGAATGGCTATCGCCAGCTGTGGATAACCGGCGTCGGGGTTTAAATCAGGGCGCTGGCATGGCCGCCGGTGGAATCACGGCGTTGGTCGCCAGCGAGCTTTTCTCACTTTTCTCGACGCGCGATTTTATCGAGCTGTCGGTACGGAACATATCCCACGGCAGCAGCAGCGTGTCCATCACCGCGGTGAAGGGCATATCGAGTGCGACCAGGGATTTTGTTCCCCAGTTGGCATCACTGTTACCCAGCATTTCCGCGCTGGCGCGAGTTCCCGGATAGGTTCCTTCCTTTCCGCCGGTATGTGACATCACGCTGGAGCAACCGCCCAAACTTACCATCCCGCTGAACAGGATTAGCTTTAACAGACCGCTTTTCATCATTTTTCCATCGTCGTTTCGGGCATTGAGATAACCTTCATATCGGTTATATCGAGCCATTCCATGAATGCCTGGCGTTATTGCACCGCACTGTGGCAGGCATCGTATTTTGCTTTTTGTGCTTTCCACCCAGTCTAAGCAATCGGCAGGAAACTGCAAAAAAAAAAGGTTTTTCGCGCTTGAAAATGACGGAATGAGCCACATTTTAGCAATGTGACCCGATGAAGATACGCCTGCGGGGTATTCCGGGTAATAACGACCTGTCCATGATGGAAGGTCATAAATTCTCGCTGACTTCAGGAGCTTTTTATTATGCGTAATTTCGATCTTTCTCCGCTGTATCGTTCTGCAATTGGTTTTGACCGCCTTTTTAATCTGTTAGAAAACAATCAGAGCCAGAGTAATGGCGGCTACCCTCCGTATAACGTCGAGCTGGTAGATGAAAACCATTACCGCATCGCTATTGCCGTGGCCGGTTTTGCCGAGAGCGAACTGGAGATCACCGCGCAGGATAATTTGCTGGTCGTCAAAGGCGCCCATGCAGCCGAGCAGAAAGAACGTACCTATCTCTATCAGGGCATTGCGGAACGCAACTTTGAGCGCAAATTCCAGTTGGCGGAAAATATCCATATCCGCGGCGCAAACCTGGTCAACGGCCTGCTGTATATCGATCTGGAACGCGTGATTCCGCAAGCGGACAAACCGCGCCGTATCGAAATTAACTAATTTTATCCGGGTCGCCACGCGGCCCGCTTGCAAACTTGCTTGCCGTCAGGGAGCAGATGCGAATCCACCGGATTTGCAGAGATCAACTCGCTTCATAGAAGGAGAAATACATTATGCGTAACGACGATTTATCCCCACTGCTGCGTCAATGGATCGGTTTTGACAAACTGGCCAATGCACTGCAAACCACCAGCGAAAGCCAGAGCTTCCCGCCGTATAACATTGAAAAAAGCGACGATAACCACTATCGCATTACCCTTGCGCTGGCCGGTTTCCGTCAGGAAGATCTGGATATTCAGCTGGAAGGGACGCGCCTGAGCGTGAAAGGTACGCCGCAGCAGGCCGACAAAGAAACGAAATGGCTGCACCAGGGGTTAGTCAGCCAGGCCTTTAGCCTGAGCTTCACCCTGGCAGAAAATATGGAAGTCTCCGGTGCCACATTCAATAACGGGTTGCTGCACATTGATTTAACCCGCAACGAACCGGAAGCGGTTATCCCGCAGCGTATCGCCATCAGCGAGCGTCCTGCGCTCGACAGCTAAGCTGACTTCGCATACAAGGCCCCGATTTTCGGGGCTTTTTTTTACCTGAAAACCTGGTCTCATGGTCGATACGTCATTGCGATGACCCGCCGATTATTGTGCGCCAGGCTGCATACAGGCCCGGGGGCTTAAGCCATAATCCATGGTGTTGATAATGTTATTCACAGGGAACAGACGATGAGTGATATAGCATTGACCGTCAGCGTTCTGGCGCTGGTGGCGGTAGTCGGATTGTGGATCGGCAATGTCAAAATTCGCGGCGTCGGGTTTGGCATTGGCGGCGTGCTGTTTGGCGGCATTATTGTGGGCCACTTTGTGGACCAGGCGGGTATCGCTCTTAGCAGCCCGATGCTGCATTTCATTCAGGAATTTGGCCTGATTCTCTTTGTTTATACCATCGGCATCCAGGTGGGGCCGGGGTTCTTCGCCTCCCTGCGCGTCTCCGGGCTACGGCTCAATCTCTTTGCCATCCTGATTGTCATCCTTGGGGGGCTGGTGACCGCCGTGCTGCATAAGCTCTTTGATATCCCGCTGCCGGTGGTGCTCGGTATTTTCTCCGGCGCAGTCACGAATACGCCGGCGCTGGGGGCCGGGCAGCAAATCCTGCGCGATCTCGGCGTACCGTTTGACGTGGTCGATCAGATGGGGATGAGCTATGCCATGGCCTATCCGTTTGGTATTTGCGGCATCTTGCTGACCATGTGGCTGATGCGTCTGTTCTTTCGCGTTAACGTCGAAAAAGAGGCCCAGCAGTTTGATGAGAGCAGCGGGAACGGGCACGCGGTTCTGCAAACGATTAACGTCCGGGTTGAAAACCCGAACCTGAACAATATGGCGATTCAGGACGTGCCGATGCTCAACAGCGATAAGCTGATTTGCTCCCGTCTCAAACGTGACGATCTGCTGATGGTGCCGGCACCGGGGACCTTAATTCAAACCGGCGATCTCCTGCACCTGGTCGGGCGTCCGGAGGATTTGCACAACGCGCAGCTGGTTATCGGCAAGGAAGTTGCTACTTCGCTTTCAACCCGCGGCACGGATTTGAAAGTTGAGCGGGTGGTGGTCACCAATGAGAAGGTGCTGGGTAAGCGGATCCGCGACCTGCATTTTAAACAGCGCTATGACGTGGTTATCTCGCGGCTTAATCGCGCCGGGGTTGAGCTGGTGGCCAGCAGCCATGCCAGCCTGCAGTTCGGCGATATTCTTAACCTGGTTGGCCGCCCGGAAGCCATTGATGCGGTGGCCGCCGAACTGGGTAACGCCCAGCAAAAATTGCAGCAGGTACAGATGCTGCCGGTATTTATCGGCATTGGCCTCGGGGTTTTACTGGGCTCCATTCCGCTGTTTGTTCCCGGTTTCCCGGTGGCGTTAAAGCTGGGGCTCGCCGGTGGGCCGCTGATTATGGCGCTGATCCTCGGGCGAATCGGCAGTATCGGCAAGCTCTACTGGTTTATGCCGCCGAGCGCCAACCTTGCGCTCCGTGAGCTGGGGATTGTGCTCTTCCTGGCGGTCGTCGGGCTGAAGTCCGGCGGTGATTTTGTCGTCACGCTGACCGCAGGCGACGGGCTGAGCTGGATTGCCTACGGCATTTTTATTACCGCGATTCCGCTGCTAACGGCGGGCATTCTGGCGCGGCTGCTGATGAAGATGAACTACCTGACCCTGTGCGGCATGCTGGCCGGGTCGATGACCGACCCTCCGGCGCTGGCTTTCGCCAACAACCTGCATGCCACCAGCGGAGCCGCGGCGCTCTCGTATGCCACGGTTTATCCGCTGGTGATGTTTTTGCGCATCATTACGCCGCAGCTACTGGCCGTGTTGTTCTGGGGAATGAGTTAACGGCGTCTCCAGGTGGACGCGCCGCAGATGGTAGTCCACCTGGTATTCACTGGCGTTGCGGAACATCACCGAATAGTTCAGAAACTCACCGCTGTCGCTGTAGGAAAGCGAAGTAATCCGCAGCAGCGGCGTCTGTTCCGGGACATTCATCGACCGGGCCAGCTGCTTGTCCGCCAGTACCGGCGTCAGGCTTTCATAGTTACCGCTAATGGTTATCCCGCACTCTTTCTCAATGTAATCGAATTTTGACCCTTCCATATGCGCCAGCGACAGGTTACGGAACAGTTTGACCGGCATATAGCTGTCTTCCAGCATCAGGGGTTTGCCGTCCACGTAACGCACCCGGCGCGAGAAGTAGATCCGTTCATTAATCTGTATCCGTAGCTGGCTGGCGATGGCCGGCGGCGCCGGCATGACTTCGAATACCAGCACCTCGCTCACCACCTCTTTACCCTGCTTGCGTAACACTTCCGCCAGACCGGTGAGGTTAGTGGTCTCGTGATGCACATCTTTGCGGGCGACAAAGGTGCCGGATCCGTGGCGGCGAACCACCAGCCCCCAGCTAATCAGCAGCTCGATAGCTTTGCGGATTGTCATCCGCGCCACGCCAAACTCTTCTGCCAGCTTTTTCTCTCCCGGCAGCGGGCTACCGATATTGAAATCGGAAGAATTCAGCCGCAGGCGCAATCTGTCCGCGATAGATTTATAGATCACCAGTAGACCTCTGTTTCACTTTTTAAACGGGACGGTTAACGATGTGAATTGCAAATAAAACGATTAAATACATAAAGATATGATTTATTCATTCTGATGTTTTAATCCGCGTCATTCATGATGTCTATTTTTAATTCAAAAAGTAGACAACATTGGCGGAATTAAAACCATGAAAGCGATCACGGATCGCAACGCCATCGCATGTTGTCGGGCGAGTAAATTCCTATTCTCGCTGTAGGCCGATACTCATGACAAATAAGGCCTCTTACCCTACTGGTTGTTAAATGAGGATTTTAAAATGCTCAGTCAAATACAACGCTTTGGCGGCGCCATGTTTACCCCGGTTTTACTGTTTCCTTTCGCCGGGATCGTGGTGGGTATTGCCATTATGCTACGCAACCCGATGTTTGTCGGCGAAGCGCTCACTGCACCCGATAGCTTATTTGCTCAGATTGTTCACATTATTGAAGAAGGCGGCTGGACGGTATTTCGTAACATGCCGCTGATTTTCGCCGTCGGCTTACCGATTGGCCTCGCGAAGCAGGCGCAGGGGCGAGCTTGCCTTGCCGTGCTGGTGAGTTTCCTGACGTGGAACTACTTCATCAACGCCATGGGCATGACCTGGGGCCATTTTTTCGGCGTCGATTTTTCTGCCGACCCCACGGCCGGCAGCGGCCTGACGATGATTGCCGGCATTAAAACGCTGGATACCAGTATCATCGGCGCGATCGTGATTTCCGGGATCGTCACCGCCCTGCATAACCGCTATTTTGATAAACCGCTGCCGGTGTTCCTCGGTATTTTCCAGGGCTCTTCATTTGTCGTTATCGTTGCCTTCCTGGCGATGATCCCCTGCGCATGGTTAACGCTGCTGGGGTGGCCAAAGGTGCAGATGGGCATTGAATCGCTGCAGGCTTTTTTACGCTCTGCCGGGGCGTTAGGGGTCTGGGTCTATATTTTCCTTGAGCGCATTCTGATTCCCACCGGCCTGCATCACTTTGTCTACGGACCGTTTATTTTTGGCCCGGCGGTGGTGGAAGGCGGTCTCCAGGTCTACTGGGCACAGCATCTGCAGGAGTTCAGCCAGAGTACCGAACCGCTGAAAGCCCTGTTCCCGGAAGGCGGTTTCGCCCTGCACGGCAACGCCAAGGTCTTTGGCTCGGTCGGGATTGCGCTGGCGCTCTATTTCACCGCCGCGCCGGAAAACCGCGTCAAAGTGGCCGGATTGCTGATTCCGGCGACGCTGACCGCCATGCTGGTGGGGATTACCGAACCGCTGGAATTCACCTTCCTGTTTATCTCGCCGCTGCTGTTTGCCGTCCATGCGGTGCTGGCGGCGACGATGGCGACGGTGATGTATATGTGCGGGGTCGTCGGTAACTTCGGCGGTGGTCTGCTTGACCAGTTCCTGCCGCAAAACTGGATCCCGATGTTTCACAACCATGCCTCGATGATGTTCATCCAGATAGGCATCGGAGTGTGCTTCACCGCTATCTACTTCGTTATCTTCCGCGCCCTGATATTGCATTTCAATCTGAAGACGCCGGGCCGCGAAGCGAGTGAAATCAAACTCTACAGCAAGGCGGATTACCAGGCCGCGCGTGGCAAGACAAGTGCGGCGGGCGCCGCGGTATCCAACTCGGGTCAGGCCGCTGGCTTTCTGCAGGCGCTGGGCGGCGCAAGCAATATCGAATGCGTCAACAATTGCGCCACCCGACTTCGTATCACGCTAATCGATATGGCGAAAACACAAAGCGACGACGTCTTTAAAGCGCTGGGCGCTCACGGGGTGGTGCGTCGCGGCAACGGGATTCAGGTCATCGTCGGCCTGCATGTTCCCCAGGTTCGCGACCAGCTGGAATCCCTGATGAAAAATTCTCTACAGACCGAACAAACCACCATGACGGAGGCAGTATCATGAAAAAATTCTCAGTTGTTATCGCAGGCGGCGGCAGTACATTCACACCAGGTATCGTATTGATGTTGTTAGCAAACCAGGACCGTTTCCCGCTGCGGGCACTGAAATTTTATGACAACGACGGCGCGCGTCAGGAGACCATCGCCGAAGCGTGTAAAGTGATTCTTAAAGAGCAGGCGCCGGAAATTGAGTTCAGCTATACCACCGACCCGCAGGCGGCCTTTACCGATGTGGATTTTGTGATGGCGCATATCCGTGTTGGCAAATATCCGATGCGCGAAAAAGATGAAAAAATCCCGCTGCGCCACGGCGTGCTGGGCCAGGAAACCTGCGGGCCTGGCGGGATCGCCTACGGCATGCGCTCTATCGGCGGCGTGCTGGAACTGGTGGACTATATGGAAAAATATTCGCCGAACGCCTGGATGCTGAACTACTCCAACCCGGCGGCCATCGTCGCGGAAGCTACGCGTCGCCTGCGTCCGAATGCGAAAATCCTCAATATCTGCGATATGCCGATCGGCATTGAAGGGCGCATGGCGCAAATTGTCGGCCTCAAAGATCGTAAACAGATGCGGGTGCGCTATTACGGGCTGAACCACTTCGGCTGGTGGACGTCGATTGAAGATCTGCAGGGCAACGATCTGATGCCGAAACTGCGCGAACATGTGGCGAAATATGGTTATGTGCCGCCTTCCAACGATCCGCATACCGAGGCCAGCTGGAACGATACCTTCGCCAAAGCGAAAGATGTGCAGGCGCTGGATCCGGATACTATGCCGAATACCTACCTGAAGTATTACCTGTTCCCGGATTACGTCGTCGAGCACTCTAACCCGGCGCGTACCCGCGCTAACGAGGTGATGGATCACCGCGAGAAAAATGTCTTTAGCGCCTGTCGGGCAATTATTGCCGCGGGTCAATCTTCCGCCGGCGATCTGGAAATTGATGAGCACGCCTCATACATCGTGGATCTGGCGACCGCCATTGCCTTCAACACCCAGGAGCGCATGCTGCTGATCGTACCGAACAATGGCGCTATCCATAATTTTGATGCCGATGCGATGGTGGAAATTCCGTGCCTGGTGGGCCACAACGGGCCGGAACCGCTGACGGTCGGCGATATTCCGAACTTCCAGAAAGGGATGATGAGCCAGCAGGTAGCGGTGGAGAAACTGGTGGTCGATGCCTGGGAACATCGTTCTTATCACAAGCTGTGGCAGGCGATTACGCTGTCGAAAACCGTGCCGAGCGCATCCGTCGCGAAAGCGATACTCGACGACCTGATTGAGGCCAACAAAGAGTACTGGCCGGAACTGCATTAATCCTCACCTTAGCCGGCATCCATCGGGTGCCGGTTCTTTCGCTGCTCCCCTGTTCGTCACAAATTACGCTATGCTGAAGCCTGTCCGCGCTACGAACAAGGAACCCTGATGAAAATTTCCCGCGTCGGCGAAGCGCCGGATTACCGCTTCTCGCTGGCCAACGAACGCACTTTTCTGGCGTGGATCCGCACGGCATTAGGCTTTCTTGCCGCCGGGGTCGGCTTAGATCAGCTGGCGCCGGATTTTGCCACGCCGCTGATTCGCGAAGTGCTGGCGCTGCTGCTGTGTTTGTTTGCCGGCGGCCTGGCGATTTATGGCTACCTGCGCTGGCTGAGTAACGAAAAAGCGATGCGCCTGAAGCAGGATCTGCCCTACACCAGAACGCTGCTGGCGATCAGTCTGTTGCTGATGATGGTGGTGGTAGTGGTGATAGGCCTGGTTCTGTATGGCGGATAAGCGCCGGGCGCGGCGGGAAAGCGATCCGGGATTGCAGCCGGAACGGACATCGCTGGCCTGGTTTCGCACGTTGCTGGGCTATGCGGCACTGATGGCGCTGGCGATTAAACATAACTGGCATCGCGCGGGGGCGCTGTTCTGGCTATCGATTGGCGTCCTGGCGATAGTGGTTATTGTGCTCTGGGGCTACACGCGGCGCCGTAAGCTGATGGATGTGGACGAGAGTGATTTTGTTCAGCCGCAGGCGATACGTGACAAGTTTTTCATTGCCGTCGCCGTCCTTTCGCTGTCGCTGATGTTTGCGGCCACGCACCTGCGGCAGATAGCGTTATTTCTGCAGAGTGTGACATAACGGAAAGTGGGCCCAGCGGCGTATCCCCCGCCCCTGAGCCCGTGGTATTAACGCCCTTTCGCCAGGTACTGCGCCATCTCTTCTTCCGGCACCATGCCGCCGCCGGTCGCCCAGACCAGATGCGTGGCGTTGTCCATCTGGCGGGTTGTGAAGCCGTGCATCTGCTGATATGTCTCGCTGGCGCAAACGCGCTGCGGTCCGGCCATCCCGGCCAGCGCGGACGGCTCCAGGCGGATATTTTCCGCTTGCGCCAGCCAGCCCAGCATGTCGTACATCGTCTGGTCGCTGAGGGTATAGAAACCATCCAGCAGACGCGCCATAGCCCTGCCGACAAACCCGGAAGCGCGACCAACGGCCAGGCCGTCGGCGGCAGTGAGATTATCAATACCCAGATCCTGGACCGAAATTTCATCATGCAGGCCGGTATGGACGCCGAGCAACATGCAAGGAGAGTGCGTGGGTTCAGCGAAGAAACAGTGTACATGGTCGCCGAAAGCCAGCTTCAGACCAAACGCGACCCCGCCAGGACCGCCGCCGACGCCGCACGGCAGATAGACAAACAGCGGATGGTCGGCATCGACCACGCGTCCCTGGTGGGCAAACTGCGCTTTCAGGCGCTCGCCTGCGACGGCGTAGCCGAGGAACAGCGTGCGTGAGTTCTCATCATCGATAAAGAAGCAGTTGGGGTCCGCTTCGGCGGCTTTACGCCCCTGTTCGACCGCGACGCCGTAATCCTGTTCGTATTCAACCACCGTTACGCCGTGGCTGCGCAGCTTCGCTTTTTTCCATGCCCGGGCATCGGCAGACATATGCACGGTGACGTTAAAACCGATACATGCGCTCATGATGCCAATCGACATCCCCAGGTTGCCGGTGGAACCGACGGCGATGCTGTACTGGCTAAAGAACTGCTTAAATTCCGGGGTCAGCAGCTTGCGATAGTCATCTTCGGTGGCAAGTAACCCCGCTTCCAGCGCCAGCTTTTCGGCGTGGGTCAGCACCTCGTAAATACCGCCGCGGGCCTTGATGGAGCCGGAAATCGGCAGATGACTGTCTTTTTTCAGCAGCAGATCGCCGTAAATGGGCTGGATAAAAGCCTGCTCCAGCCGTGCTTTCATTGCCGGGATAGCGACCAGCCCGGATTCAATAATCCCCCCGGTGGCGGCGGTTTCCGGGAATGCCTGCGCCAGATACGGCGCAAAACGCTCAAGGCGGGCGCGGGCCTCCTGAACATCGTCAGCCGTCAGGCCAACGTAGGGTAAACCTTCCGCCAGCGAAGTGGTTGCCGGGTTAAACCAGGTGGTTTCTTTCAGGGCAACCAGATCCTTCAGCAGAGGGAACCGGGCAAGTAAAGTGGTCATGTCAGCGTTTTTCATATTACGTCTCTTTGCGCTCAGATGATGAAAGAAAGCAGGAACGTGCAGGCTAGTGCAAGTAAGGATGCGATAAATGTAGCGGTTGTATAGTATTTGAACGTCTCGCTCAGGCTCGCACCGCAGTATTGTTTAACCAGCCAGAACAGGGAATCGGTAACGATCGTGCAGCCAATTGCGCCGGAACCAATGGCAATGGCGATGATCTCCGGGCTAACGCTAGGGTAGAGCGGCAGCATCGGCGCCACGATGGCCGTAGCCCCCATCATGGCGACGGTGGCAGAACCGACCGCCGCATGCAGAATCAGCGCCACCAGCCAGGCCAGCAGAATCGGGTGCATATGCATGCCGGACAGAATCACCGCCAGTGAATCGGCCAGGCCGCTGGTTTTCAGGACCGCGTTGAACGCGCCGCCTGCGCCGATAATCAGCAGGATATTGGCAATGGAGCCAAAGCCCTTTTCGGTATGGCTCAGCAGCGTAGCCATCCCCATATTCTGCCGGATGCCGAGGACGTAGTAGGCCACGAAGACGGCGATAAACATGGCGGTAATCGGGTTGCCGATAAACTCCAGCAACATATACAGCGTGCCGGTTTTAGCCATATTCAGCTCGGCAACGGTTTTTACCAGCATCAGCGCGATCGGCAGCAAAATGGTCAGTAGCGTAGCGCCGAGCGACGGCAGTGTCTCTTCTTGACGAACTTCCAGATTGGCAAACTCAACAGGAACCGCTTTGAACGGCAGGCGGTTGCCCAGCAGCTTCAGGAACAGCGGGCCGCCAACCAGCGAGGCCATCAACCCAACCAGCAAACCGTAGACAATCACGCTACCGATATCGGCGCCCAGCTTATTGGCGACGAACAGCGCGGCCGGGTGCGGCGGGACGACGCAGTGCACGGCCATTAACGCGGTGCACAGCGGAATCGCCAGCTTCAGCAGGGAGGTATGGGTCTTTTTAGCGATGGAAAAGGCCAGCGGGATCAGCAGCACCACGCCGACTTCGACAAACAGCGTAATCCCGCAAATCAGGCCAACCAGCACCATGATCACATCGACCGACAGCCAGCGGCAGCGCTGAAGCGTCAGGCCGATACGTTCGGCGGCGCCTGAGATCTCCATCATTTTGCCAAGAATGGTGCCGAGGCCGATCACCGCCGCCAGGAAACCGAGGGTTCCACCGATGCCATTTTCAATGGCGTTGACCATGTCCAGCGGGCTCATCCCCATCATAGCGCCGACGAAGAAACTGGCTAACAGCAGCGCCAGAAAGGGGTGAAATTTCAGTTTTACGATAGTCAAAACAATCAACACAATGCTGATTAATAACGTGCTCACAACCCAAATCTGAGACTCCATACCCCACCTCACCCGTGAATTAGATGGGGTCATTGAACAGAAAAACGGCACCGGCTGACAAACGATATAAATAGCGCTTCAGATGAATTAGATTGAATCAAAGTGGTGATTAATGTCTAAAATTGTCTTTTATTTGCGCCATGAGTCACTTTTTTTCATCTTTAAACCCACGCAGGGCAACCATTTTTCTTACAATCAGCGCTAAACAATCAGGGGAATCGAACGATGGATGTCGCTAAAGAGATAGGTAACCGGCTGCTCAACGGCTGGCAACTGTCAAAGCTGTATACCTTTGAGGTCGCTGCGCGCCATGAATCTTTCGCCCTGGCGGCGGAAGAGCTATCGCTGACTCCCAGCGCAGTGAGCCACCGGATGAATCAGCTGGAGGAAGAGCTGGGTATTCAGCTCTTTGTGCGCTCTCATCGGAAAGTGGAGTTAACCCATGAGGGGCGGCGGGTGTTCTGGGCGCTGAAATCTTCGCTGGACAGTCTGAACCAGGAGATTCTGGATATCAAAAATCAGGAACTGTCAGGCACGCTGACCGTCTACTCACGCCCGTCGATAGCCCAGTGCTGGCTGGTACCGGCGCTCGGCGACTTTACCCGCCGCTATCCGTCGATATCGCTTACCGTCCTCACCGGCAACGATAATGTGAATATGCAGCGGGCGGGCATCGATCTGGCGCTCTATTTCGACGATCTGCCTTCATCACAATTAACCCACCATTATCTGATGGATGAAGCGATCGTACCGGTTTGCACGGCGGACTATGCCCGGCAGCATCAGCTCCAGCAAAACCCCGATAATCTGCAGCATTGCACCCTGCTGCACGATCGCCAGGCCTGGAGCAATGATTCCGGCACCGACGAATGGTTTAGCTGGGCGCAGCACTTTGGGGTTAATTTGCCGCAATCGTCGGGCATTGGCTTCGATCGTTCAGATTTGGCGGTGATTGCCGCGATGAACCATGTTGGCGTGGCGATGGGGCGTAAACGGCTGGTACAAAAGCGCCTGGCGAGCGGAGAACTGATTGCGCCCTTTGGCGAGATGACGTTGAAATGCCACCAGCACTACTATGTGACGACGTTAGCGGGGCGCCAGTGGCCGAAAATCGACGCGTTTATTCACTGGCTGCAAAGCCTGGTGCGCTGAGACCCCCGGTTGCGCTACGCTAACCGGGGCTACGGACGGTAGCCCGGTAAGGCAGATATGCCGCCATCCGGGGAAGACGCCGGGCGCTAAACCGGCTGCTGGTGGCGGCTGAAACGCGAAGCCAGCGGCAGCCAGCACAGCAGAATCAGCAGGCCCATGAGCATCATCAATAACCCGAGGCTGCTTTGACCGGTCTGCGGCATCAGCGCCGAGAGCCAGGCCAGGACGCCGGAGCCGATGTTTTGCAGGCCGCCCACCAGCGCGCCTGCCGTGCCGGCAAGGAACGGGAAGGGTTCCATCGCGCCGCTGGTCGCCAGCGGGAACAGCATGCCGGCGCCAAAGAAAAACAGTGCCGCGGGCACCAGCAGCGTCCAGACGGTCATCACGCCCATCAGGCCTGGGATCCACATCATGATGCCCGCCAGCAGGCAGCAAA contains:
- a CDS encoding putative transporter, giving the protein MSDIALTVSVLALVAVVGLWIGNVKIRGVGFGIGGVLFGGIIVGHFVDQAGIALSSPMLHFIQEFGLILFVYTIGIQVGPGFFASLRVSGLRLNLFAILIVILGGLVTAVLHKLFDIPLPVVLGIFSGAVTNTPALGAGQQILRDLGVPFDVVDQMGMSYAMAYPFGICGILLTMWLMRLFFRVNVEKEAQQFDESSGNGHAVLQTINVRVENPNLNNMAIQDVPMLNSDKLICSRLKRDDLLMVPAPGTLIQTGDLLHLVGRPEDLHNAQLVIGKEVATSLSTRGTDLKVERVVVTNEKVLGKRIRDLHFKQRYDVVISRLNRAGVELVASSHASLQFGDILNLVGRPEAIDAVAAELGNAQQKLQQVQMLPVFIGIGLGVLLGSIPLFVPGFPVALKLGLAGGPLIMALILGRIGSIGKLYWFMPPSANLALRELGIVLFLAVVGLKSGGDFVVTLTAGDGLSWIAYGIFITAIPLLTAGILARLLMKMNYLTLCGMLAGSMTDPPALAFANNLHATSGAAALSYATVYPLVMFLRIITPQLLAVLFWGMS
- a CDS encoding alpha-glucoside-specific PTS transporter subunit IIBC; protein product: MLSQIQRFGGAMFTPVLLFPFAGIVVGIAIMLRNPMFVGEALTAPDSLFAQIVHIIEEGGWTVFRNMPLIFAVGLPIGLAKQAQGRACLAVLVSFLTWNYFINAMGMTWGHFFGVDFSADPTAGSGLTMIAGIKTLDTSIIGAIVISGIVTALHNRYFDKPLPVFLGIFQGSSFVVIVAFLAMIPCAWLTLLGWPKVQMGIESLQAFLRSAGALGVWVYIFLERILIPTGLHHFVYGPFIFGPAVVEGGLQVYWAQHLQEFSQSTEPLKALFPEGGFALHGNAKVFGSVGIALALYFTAAPENRVKVAGLLIPATLTAMLVGITEPLEFTFLFISPLLFAVHAVLAATMATVMYMCGVVGNFGGGLLDQFLPQNWIPMFHNHASMMFIQIGIGVCFTAIYFVIFRALILHFNLKTPGREASEIKLYSKADYQAARGKTSAAGAAVSNSGQAAGFLQALGGASNIECVNNCATRLRITLIDMAKTQSDDVFKALGAHGVVRRGNGIQVIVGLHVPQVRDQLESLMKNSLQTEQTTMTEAVS
- a CDS encoding YceK/YidQ family lipoprotein; its protein translation is MMKSGLLKLILFSGMVSLGGCSSVMSHTGGKEGTYPGTRASAEMLGNSDANWGTKSLVALDMPFTAVMDTLLLPWDMFRTDSSIKSRVEKSEKSSLATNAVIPPAAMPAP
- a CDS encoding 6-phospho-alpha-glucosidase, with product MKKFSVVIAGGGSTFTPGIVLMLLANQDRFPLRALKFYDNDGARQETIAEACKVILKEQAPEIEFSYTTDPQAAFTDVDFVMAHIRVGKYPMREKDEKIPLRHGVLGQETCGPGGIAYGMRSIGGVLELVDYMEKYSPNAWMLNYSNPAAIVAEATRRLRPNAKILNICDMPIGIEGRMAQIVGLKDRKQMRVRYYGLNHFGWWTSIEDLQGNDLMPKLREHVAKYGYVPPSNDPHTEASWNDTFAKAKDVQALDPDTMPNTYLKYYLFPDYVVEHSNPARTRANEVMDHREKNVFSACRAIIAAGQSSAGDLEIDEHASYIVDLATAIAFNTQERMLLIVPNNGAIHNFDADAMVEIPCLVGHNGPEPLTVGDIPNFQKGMMSQQVAVEKLVVDAWEHRSYHKLWQAITLSKTVPSASVAKAILDDLIEANKEYWPELH
- the ibpA gene encoding small heat shock chaperone IbpA; this encodes MRNFDLSPLYRSAIGFDRLFNLLENNQSQSNGGYPPYNVELVDENHYRIAIAVAGFAESELEITAQDNLLVVKGAHAAEQKERTYLYQGIAERNFERKFQLAENIHIRGANLVNGLLYIDLERVIPQADKPRRIEIN
- a CDS encoding YidH family protein, whose translation is MKISRVGEAPDYRFSLANERTFLAWIRTALGFLAAGVGLDQLAPDFATPLIREVLALLLCLFAGGLAIYGYLRWLSNEKAMRLKQDLPYTRTLLAISLLLMMVVVVVIGLVLYGG
- a CDS encoding DUF202 domain-containing protein, which translates into the protein MADKRRARRESDPGLQPERTSLAWFRTLLGYAALMALAIKHNWHRAGALFWLSIGVLAIVVIVLWGYTRRRKLMDVDESDFVQPQAIRDKFFIAVAVLSLSLMFAATHLRQIALFLQSVT
- a CDS encoding GntR family transcriptional regulator translates to MIYKSIADRLRLRLNSSDFNIGSPLPGEKKLAEEFGVARMTIRKAIELLISWGLVVRRHGSGTFVARKDVHHETTNLTGLAEVLRKQGKEVVSEVLVFEVMPAPPAIASQLRIQINERIYFSRRVRYVDGKPLMLEDSYMPVKLFRNLSLAHMEGSKFDYIEKECGITISGNYESLTPVLADKQLARSMNVPEQTPLLRITSLSYSDSGEFLNYSVMFRNASEYQVDYHLRRVHLETPLTHSPEQHGQ
- the ibpB gene encoding small heat shock chaperone IbpB, which translates into the protein MRNDDLSPLLRQWIGFDKLANALQTTSESQSFPPYNIEKSDDNHYRITLALAGFRQEDLDIQLEGTRLSVKGTPQQADKETKWLHQGLVSQAFSLSFTLAENMEVSGATFNNGLLHIDLTRNEPEAVIPQRIAISERPALDS